DNA from Brevibacterium sp. 'Marine':
AGGTGTTCTCCGCCATCTCGGCATCGGCCATCGTCACCCGACGCAGGGTGCGCATGCTCGGGTCCATGGTCGTCTCGGCCAGCTGGTCGGCGTCCATCTCGCCGAGACCCTTGTACCGCTGGATCGGTTCCTTATAGGCCTTCTTCTGCTTCTCGAGCTTCTTCAGCAGAGCATGGAGCTCGGTTTCGGTGTAGGTGTAGACGATGTCATTGGGCGTTCCGCGCTTCGTCACGACCTCGACTCGGTGCAGCGGCGGCACGGCGGCGAAGACGCGACCGGCCTCGACCAGCGGCTTCATGTACCGGAAGAACAGAGTCAGCAGCAGGGTGCGGATATGCGCGCCGTCGACATCGGCGTCGGTCATGATGACGACGCGCCCGTAGCGGGCGGCGTCGATATCGAAGCTGCGTCCCGAACCGGCGCCGATGACCTGGATGAGCGCCGAACATTCGACGTTGGCGAGCATGTCGGCCAAGGTCGCCTTCTGGACGTTGAGGATCTTCCCGCGGATGGGGAACAGGGCCTGATGATCGGAGTTGCGGGCGGCCTTCGCCGTGCCCATCGCCGAGTCGCCCTCGACGATGAACAGCTCCGTGTTCTCCACTCCGTTGTCGCGGCAGTCGTAGAGCTTCGCCGGCAGCGAGGAGGCTTCCAACGCGGTCTTGCGTCGCTGGTTCTCCTTGTGGGTGCGGGCAGAGATGCGCGATTTCATCTCGGCCACGACCTTCTCCATGAGCACAGCTGCCTGCTGCTTCTCCGCGCGCTTGGTCGACGCGAGCACCTCGCCGAGCTGGGTCTCGACGGTCTTGGCCACGATCTGGCGCACCGCGGCGGTGCCGAGGACCTCCTTCGTCTGCCCCTCGAACTGGGGTTCGGCCAGCTGCACGGTGACGACGGCGGTGATGCCGGCGAGCACATCGTCCTTCTCGAGTTTGTCCTTGCCGACCTTGAGTTTGCGCGCGTTAGCGTCGACGGCCTTGCGCATCGCCTTCAGGCAGGCCTGCTCGAACCCGGCGAGGTGGGTGCCGCCCTGCGGGGTGGCGACCACGTTGACGAAGGACTTCAGCTTCGTGTCGTAACCGGTCCCCCAGCGCAGAGCGATATCGACGCCGACCTCCCGTTCGACTTCCTTGGATTCGAGGTGACCCGAGGAGTTGAGGACCGGGACGGTCTCCTTGAAGGTGCCGGTGTTCTGCAGACGCCAGGTGTCGGTGATCGGGGGGTCGATGGAGAGATGGTCGACGAATTCGGTGATTCCGCCGTCGAACTTGAAGACCTCTTCGCGCTCCTCGATGACGGCGCCGGTCTCGTCACGGACGACACCACGCCGGTCGACGATGCGCAGTTCGAGTCCGGGAACGAGGAAGGCGGTCTGACGAGCACGTTCGACCAGATGCGGGTAGTCGAACTGGGCCTTGGACAGGAAGATCTGCGGATCCGCCCAATACTGGACACGGGTGCCGGTGGCTCCGCGCTTGGCCTTGCCGACGATGTCGAGGCCGGTCGGTTCCTGGAAGGCTTCGAAGGGGTTGTCCGGGCTCGGGGTGCCGGAGGAGTCGTCGAAGCGTCCGGGAACGCCTCGGCGGAAGGACATCTTGTGCACCTTCGATCCGCGGGTGACCTCGACGTCGAGGCGAGCGGACAGGGCGTTGACGACCGAGGCGCCGACTCCGTGCAGTCCGCCCGAAGCGGCGTAGGACGTGCCGCCGAACTTGCCGCCGGCGTGGAGTTTGGTCATGACGACCTCGACGCCGGTCAGCCCGGTCTTCGGTTCGATGTCGACGGGGATGCCGCGGCCCTTGTCGGTGACCGCCACCGAGCCGTCGGCGGCGAGCTCGATGAGGATCTCGGATCCGTATCCGCCGAGGGCCTCGTCGACGGAATTGTCGATGACCTCCCACAGGCAGTGCATGAGACCGCGGGAGTCGGTCGTGCCGATGTACATGCCGGGTCGCTTGCGTACCGCTTCAAGACCGGACAGGACGGACAGGTGCCTGGCGCCGTAGCTTTCGTCTTCCACACAATTCCTCTCGTTCGATTAAATTCTAATCGCTGCGCGCGCAGGACCCTATTCTCTGCGGCTCGTGTCGGGAATCCATCCGGACGAGCTCGACCATGGGCGCCCCGCAGCTGGAAGAATGGAGCCATGCGCCATCGTCTCCTCGTGCCGAGCCTCCTCGCCTCTGTCGCTCTCTGTCTGCCCGGCCTGTCGGCTTGCTCCCAGGATTCGGCCGCTCCCGGACGGACCACTCAGGCAGCCGAGTCCAGCGGTGAGTCCGCATCAGCCGACGACGCCGCAGACGGCGACGACAGTCCAGAGTCGGAGACCGCCTCGGCGCGGGCCGACGATGCGGACCTGACAGGGAAGGTCATCGCGGTCGATCCCGGGCACAACGGCGGCAATGCGGACCATCCGGAGACGATCAATCGGCAGGTGCCCGACGGTCGCGGAGGCACGAAGGCGTGCAACACCACGGGCACGTCGACGAGCTCCGACTATCCGGAAGCCGATTTCACGTGGGCCGTGGCGAGGAAGCTGGAGAAGTCGCTGACGGATGCCGGGGCCGAAGTCGTGCTCAGCCGCAAGGACAACACGGGAGTCGGACCGTGTGTGGACGAGCGCGGGACGTTCGCCGACGATGCGGATCTGCTCGTGAGCATTCACGCCAACGGCAGCGAGTCCAGTGCGGTGAAGGGCTTCCACATCATCGTCGCCGATCCCGGTGAGAATGAGAAGACCGAGAAGGCTTCCGTGGATCTGGCGAAATCGGTGGGGAGGTCGATGGGTGAGGAGTTCACCCCGAACAGGGCCTATGGACAGGACGCGATCAGCCGGAGGCCGGACCTGGCCGGTCTGAAC
Protein-coding regions in this window:
- a CDS encoding DNA topoisomerase IV subunit B, coding for MEDESYGARHLSVLSGLEAVRKRPGMYIGTTDSRGLMHCLWEVIDNSVDEALGGYGSEILIELAADGSVAVTDKGRGIPVDIEPKTGLTGVEVVMTKLHAGGKFGGTSYAASGGLHGVGASVVNALSARLDVEVTRGSKVHKMSFRRGVPGRFDDSSGTPSPDNPFEAFQEPTGLDIVGKAKRGATGTRVQYWADPQIFLSKAQFDYPHLVERARQTAFLVPGLELRIVDRRGVVRDETGAVIEEREEVFKFDGGITEFVDHLSIDPPITDTWRLQNTGTFKETVPVLNSSGHLESKEVEREVGVDIALRWGTGYDTKLKSFVNVVATPQGGTHLAGFEQACLKAMRKAVDANARKLKVGKDKLEKDDVLAGITAVVTVQLAEPQFEGQTKEVLGTAAVRQIVAKTVETQLGEVLASTKRAEKQQAAVLMEKVVAEMKSRISARTHKENQRRKTALEASSLPAKLYDCRDNGVENTELFIVEGDSAMGTAKAARNSDHQALFPIRGKILNVQKATLADMLANVECSALIQVIGAGSGRSFDIDAARYGRVVIMTDADVDGAHIRTLLLTLFFRYMKPLVEAGRVFAAVPPLHRVEVVTKRGTPNDIVYTYTETELHALLKKLEKQKKAYKEPIQRYKGLGEMDADQLAETTMDPSMRTLRRVTMADAEMAENTFELLMGSSVGPRKEFIVSGAAVLDAERIDS
- a CDS encoding N-acetylmuramoyl-L-alanine amidase; the encoded protein is MRHRLLVPSLLASVALCLPGLSACSQDSAAPGRTTQAAESSGESASADDAADGDDSPESETASARADDADLTGKVIAVDPGHNGGNADHPETINRQVPDGRGGTKACNTTGTSTSSDYPEADFTWAVARKLEKSLTDAGAEVVLSRKDNTGVGPCVDERGTFADDADLLVSIHANGSESSAVKGFHIIVADPGENEKTEKASVDLAKSVGRSMGEEFTPNRAYGQDAISRRPDLAGLNNASVPAVIVECGEMRNPSEAKLMESKSGQEKYADALFDGVVDWF